The proteins below are encoded in one region of Ostrea edulis chromosome 3, xbOstEdul1.1, whole genome shotgun sequence:
- the LOC130052714 gene encoding protein HGH1 homolog isoform X2: protein MMSLKDLNREHLETEFAPILTVTAVPQVKRPAVEYFLGLTGSDDGKLFIGGSDKFIKGILELTDDSDDVIVEASYKTLVNLATQDSTCSRILNSENCSEIVVKNFEKILDPKYRHADLVCKFLSNLTRPEECARSVADIVKENRDKLKIIKFVTVLCTKDYNAKADLHYLAPVLANLSQIRHIRDEILTRDQWVIQRLLPFVNYMQSDIRRLGVVSCIKNCCFDDACHEWLLSDKVNILSFLLLPLAGPEEFDDDDMEKLPDEIQYLPADKTREPNPEIRRILLQAVLKLCATKEGRLFIKEKNTYIIIRELHKWESQRSNIPTIMNLIDILIGDEPEQGMENLHQVEIPEHLEEKFRKEDQEDEKEYLS from the exons ATGATGAGTTTGAAAGATCTGAACAGAGAACACCTGGAAACTGAGTTTGCTCCCATTCTGACAGTGACAGCTGTTCCACAAGTCAAAAGACCAGCTGTGGAATATTTTCTAGGACTAACAGGCTCCGACGATGGAAAATTATTTATTGGAGGCAGTGACAAATTCATTAAAGGCATTCTAGAGCTGACAGATGATTCGGACGATGTAATTGTTGAAGCATCTTACAAAACACTTGTTAATCTTGCAACACAAGATTCCACGTGTTCGAGAATTTTGAACTCTGAAAACTGTTCAGAGATAGttgttaaaaattttgaaaaaatcttgGATCCAAAATACAGACATGCTGATCTAGTATGCaagtttttatcaaacttgaccAGACCAGAAGAATGCGCCAGGAGTGTGGCCGATATCGTAAAGGAGAACAGGGACAAACTGAAAATCATCAAATTTGTGACTGTGTTATGTACGAAAGACTACAATGCTAAGGCAGACCTTCATTATCTGGCGCCCGTCTTGGCCAATTTGTCTCAGATTCGTCACATACGAGATGAAATTCTCACCCGAGACCAGTGGGTGATTCAGAGGTTACTAccgtttgttaattacatgcaGTCCGACATTAGAAGGTTGGGGGTTGTCAGCTGTATTAAAAACTGCTGCTTTGATGatg CATGCCACGAGTGGTTGCTTAGTGACAAGGTAAACATCCTGTCTTTCCTTCTGCTTCCCCTGGCCGGCCCAGAGGAATTTGATGATGATGACATGGAGAAACTTCCAGATGAGATCCAATACCTGCCCGCTGATAAAACTAGGGAACCGAATCCAGAGATAAGGCGCATCTTATTACAGGCAGTGTTAAAG CTATGTGCAACAAAAGAGGGAAGATTATTCATAAAAGAAAAGAACACGTATATCATTATCCGAGAACTGCACAAGTGGGAATCGCAGAGGAGCAATATACCAACCATCATGAACCTCATCGACATCTTGATTGGCGATGAACCGGAACAGGGCATGGAGAACTTACATCAGGTGGAAATACCAGAACACCTGGAGGAGAAGTTCAGGAAGGAAGACCAAGAGGATGAGAAGGAGTACTTATCATAG
- the LOC130052715 gene encoding dynein light chain Tctex-type 1, protein MDEFQTGEETAFVTDEVTNIVKEAIEGTIGPNAYQHNKVNQWTSNVVEQCLNQLTKLGKPFKYIVTCVIMQKNGAGLHTASSCFWDNGTDGSCTVRWENKTMYCIVSVFGLAI, encoded by the exons ATGGATGAATTTCAAACTGGAGAAGAG ACTGCGTTTGTCACAGATGAAGTTACGAACATAGTGAAAGAG GCTATTGAAGGAACCATTGGTCCAAATGCTTACCAACACAACAAAGTAAACCAGTGGACATCAAATGTAGTGGAACAGTGTTTAAATCAGCTAACAAAATTAGGAAagccattcaaatatatag TTACCTGTGTAATCATGCAGAAGAATGGCGCTGGTTTGCACACGGCCAGCTCCTGTTTCTGGGATAATGGCACTGATG GCAGTTGCACAGTGAGATGGGAGAACAAAACCATGTATTGTATAGTTAGTGTGTTTGGCTTGGCGATCTAA
- the LOC130052714 gene encoding protein HGH1 homolog isoform X1, whose amino-acid sequence MASEEDAIFVLPCDNREHNYEGLYSLMMSLKDLNREHLETEFAPILTVTAVPQVKRPAVEYFLGLTGSDDGKLFIGGSDKFIKGILELTDDSDDVIVEASYKTLVNLATQDSTCSRILNSENCSEIVVKNFEKILDPKYRHADLVCKFLSNLTRPEECARSVADIVKENRDKLKIIKFVTVLCTKDYNAKADLHYLAPVLANLSQIRHIRDEILTRDQWVIQRLLPFVNYMQSDIRRLGVVSCIKNCCFDDACHEWLLSDKVNILSFLLLPLAGPEEFDDDDMEKLPDEIQYLPADKTREPNPEIRRILLQAVLKLCATKEGRLFIKEKNTYIIIRELHKWESQRSNIPTIMNLIDILIGDEPEQGMENLHQVEIPEHLEEKFRKEDQEDEKEYLS is encoded by the exons ATGGCTTCCGAAGAAGACGCCATATTTGTATTACCCTGCGACAACAGGGAGCACAATTATGAgg GATTATACAGCTTGATGATGAGTTTGAAAGATCTGAACAGAGAACACCTGGAAACTGAGTTTGCTCCCATTCTGACAGTGACAGCTGTTCCACAAGTCAAAAGACCAGCTGTGGAATATTTTCTAGGACTAACAGGCTCCGACGATGGAAAATTATTTATTGGAGGCAGTGACAAATTCATTAAAGGCATTCTAGAGCTGACAGATGATTCGGACGATGTAATTGTTGAAGCATCTTACAAAACACTTGTTAATCTTGCAACACAAGATTCCACGTGTTCGAGAATTTTGAACTCTGAAAACTGTTCAGAGATAGttgttaaaaattttgaaaaaatcttgGATCCAAAATACAGACATGCTGATCTAGTATGCaagtttttatcaaacttgaccAGACCAGAAGAATGCGCCAGGAGTGTGGCCGATATCGTAAAGGAGAACAGGGACAAACTGAAAATCATCAAATTTGTGACTGTGTTATGTACGAAAGACTACAATGCTAAGGCAGACCTTCATTATCTGGCGCCCGTCTTGGCCAATTTGTCTCAGATTCGTCACATACGAGATGAAATTCTCACCCGAGACCAGTGGGTGATTCAGAGGTTACTAccgtttgttaattacatgcaGTCCGACATTAGAAGGTTGGGGGTTGTCAGCTGTATTAAAAACTGCTGCTTTGATGatg CATGCCACGAGTGGTTGCTTAGTGACAAGGTAAACATCCTGTCTTTCCTTCTGCTTCCCCTGGCCGGCCCAGAGGAATTTGATGATGATGACATGGAGAAACTTCCAGATGAGATCCAATACCTGCCCGCTGATAAAACTAGGGAACCGAATCCAGAGATAAGGCGCATCTTATTACAGGCAGTGTTAAAG CTATGTGCAACAAAAGAGGGAAGATTATTCATAAAAGAAAAGAACACGTATATCATTATCCGAGAACTGCACAAGTGGGAATCGCAGAGGAGCAATATACCAACCATCATGAACCTCATCGACATCTTGATTGGCGATGAACCGGAACAGGGCATGGAGAACTTACATCAGGTGGAAATACCAGAACACCTGGAGGAGAAGTTCAGGAAGGAAGACCAAGAGGATGAGAAGGAGTACTTATCATAG